A single window of Synechococcus sp. CBW1004 DNA harbors:
- a CDS encoding DUF2811 domain-containing protein, with amino-acid sequence MSQTPETAPATVSIENQMPEDLFDAMREFIRLHPQWDQYRLMQAALAGFLFQHGCRERSVARHYLDGLFQRPASQVLRP; translated from the coding sequence ATGAGCCAGACCCCGGAGACCGCCCCCGCCACCGTGAGCATCGAAAACCAGATGCCGGAGGATCTGTTCGACGCCATGCGGGAGTTCATCCGGCTGCACCCCCAGTGGGACCAGTACCGCCTGATGCAGGCCGCCCTGGCGGGCTTCCTGTTCCAGCACGGCTGCCGTGAGCGGTCGGTGGCGCGCCACTACCTCGATGGCCTGTTCCAGCGCCCCGCCAGTCAGGTCCTGCGCCCCTGA